cagtggggctggggccTGCGTGACAAGCGGGGtttttggctgctgcttttgtcagccgctctgcagggcaggagccGGAGCAGGAGCCTGGCTGGGGTCACGGTTTTATACCCCTGCTTGATTTGCACTGTAGAGACCGCGACTGCGTTCTACAGAGCAGGGCGTACAGGAAGAGCATTCGCAGTTCAGAGCCTCTGGTGTTTAGAGACCTCCCGCAAAGCCGTGCTAAGGATCTTGCGTTGCTGGGCCCTGCAGGTGCCCGAGTGGCTGCGCAGCGTCACCAGCCACCACCAGGCCTCGGCGTTTTGCTGTCCCTCGTTCTTTAAACggaagagcagcaggagacCAGGTGGCTTGTGAGATCGGTGCTTGTTTTACTGACCTGGAACGCAAGGCGCATTTTGTTGACGTTCTCAGCTCCCTGTTTGGCAAAACTAACTCAGGTTTATGCTTGTGtttgcagggaaagaaagaagaatgtcccaaaagcagctgaaggaagcCTTTATCAGGGACTTAAATGGAACCAGCTTGCTGGAAATTTCTGTAGGTTTGTCTCTAGCCCCACtctgcctgctcagcagaggaCTCCTCTTGAGTTTGTATTGCCTGCACTATGGGGAACCTCTAAGTTCCAGGACATACAGCCTGCTGCTGGACTTTCTTGTGCTGGTGTCTCCTCTCCTGTTCTCCTGCACAGTCTTGTCTCCAGTCATCTTTTTCATACCGGTTATCATTGCAGGCTTCTGTGCTggaatattttccaaaatatacagcCAAAGAAAGCAGGAGCTCAGGGGGGGGTTTAGGCAAATGGTGAAAGGCTTCCAGAAGACGTCCTTGGACCCAGAATACATTCCAGCAATAACCGTCTTCCGTGTTTATATCAACGTGTTGACATCAATCAGCATTTTAGCAGTGGATTTCCCACAGTATCCGCGGCGATACGCCAAAACCGAGACCTATGGAACAGGAATTATGGATTTTGGGGTTGGAGCTTTTGTTTTTGGGAATGCTCTTGTTTGTCCTGAAGTTAGACAGAAGTCTTCTGTCACACAACCAAAGTTTTCCAACGTGGCCAGGCAGTTCTCTTCCATTTGGCCGCTGATTTTCCTTGGTGTTGGGCGACTGCTCAGTGTTAAATCTATAGACTACCATGAACATACTTCAGAGTATGGAGTGCACTGgaattttttctttaccttaGCGTTTGTGAGGCTTGCAGCATCTCTACTTTTGTCTGTATTCCCAAAGTACAACTCTTGGATTGTTGCTGTAAATCTCGCTGTGCTTTATCAGCTTATTCTGAACACTACCTCTCTGAAGATGTTCATCTTGCACGGCAGCAATGGCAGGGACACGAGGGTTGGCTTTTTAAAtgccaacagggaagggctgctcTCTCTTTTTGGGTATTTAGCTATATACATGGCTAGTGTCCAGGTGGGACTATGGCTGCTGAAGCGCAGGAGCTCGGTGAGGGGCTGGGCTGAGGCAGTGTGTCTCTTACTGCTCACAGTTCTTgtgctcttcctctttcttcacgTCTCTCAAGTGTACGTGGAGCCCGTGTCCCGCCGGATGGCCAATCTCTCCTACTGCATATGGGTGGTTGCTCACTGCCTGATGTTCTTTATCTGCTTAGTGGTGACTGACCTCGCATTGGTGTTCACGAAGCTGCTTGTCAGGGGGTCCAGCGTGCCCTGTTGCTGGGATATTGTACAGCCCCCCAGTACCAGTAAAAAGCATGAACTGGAGGCTGTGCCTGTCGGAAGGGAAGGCAAGCACATGTGCCTGATCAGTGCTATCAATAAAAATCAATTACTGTTCTTCTTGCTAGCAAATGTTATGACTGGTGCTGTGAATATTCTTATAGATACAATCCACAGCAAGACTGCGTTTACATTATGTATACTACACCTGTAtatgtttttaaactgtttagTTATGTATATAATGCATGCCAAAAATATAGTATTCAAGTTTTGGTGATGCCACTCTGTCTTCAGTGGACTAGTTGAACCTTGCTGTAGTTGGAGGATGGTATTTAAAGGGGAAAATTGGTACTTTTTTCTGTACTTAGTGCAGTCAGTTATAATTTACTACAGCTCTTTATGATTTAGCATTGATTAGTTTTTAATGGTTGGTTTTACCAAACACATACAGTCAATGCTGTTACCTGCTGGAGCTGGTACA
The Lathamus discolor isolate bLatDis1 chromosome 14, bLatDis1.hap1, whole genome shotgun sequence genome window above contains:
- the PIGW gene encoding phosphatidylinositol-glycan biosynthesis class W protein, whose translation is MSQKQLKEAFIRDLNGTSLLEISVGLSLAPLCLLSRGLLLSLYCLHYGEPLSSRTYSLLLDFLVLVSPLLFSCTVLSPVIFFIPVIIAGFCAGIFSKIYSQRKQELRGGFRQMVKGFQKTSLDPEYIPAITVFRVYINVLTSISILAVDFPQYPRRYAKTETYGTGIMDFGVGAFVFGNALVCPEVRQKSSVTQPKFSNVARQFSSIWPLIFLGVGRLLSVKSIDYHEHTSEYGVHWNFFFTLAFVRLAASLLLSVFPKYNSWIVAVNLAVLYQLILNTTSLKMFILHGSNGRDTRVGFLNANREGLLSLFGYLAIYMASVQVGLWLLKRRSSVRGWAEAVCLLLLTVLVLFLFLHVSQVYVEPVSRRMANLSYCIWVVAHCLMFFICLVVTDLALVFTKLLVRGSSVPCCWDIVQPPSTSKKHELEAVPVGREGKHMCLISAINKNQLLFFLLANVMTGAVNILIDTIHSKTAFTLCILHLYMFLNCLVMYIMHAKNIVFKFW